One window of the Macaca thibetana thibetana isolate TM-01 chromosome 1, ASM2454274v1, whole genome shotgun sequence genome contains the following:
- the TMEM275 gene encoding LOW QUALITY PROTEIN: transmembrane protein 275 (The sequence of the model RefSeq protein was modified relative to this genomic sequence to represent the inferred CDS: inserted 1 base in 1 codon; deleted 1 base in 1 codon): MPPAEKSKGPPVLAPAERARXPGLQSPALCCACGLCALLAGVNVTLAGAFASFLPGHNPLLVVGPGLLVLALGFFAACCVCSRRGPAPGARSAAAVGPGQGGGRAGPVALEMESSERTAQDTTAVQLSPAVSAASSGRSSPGPSTLALEAPAPVAVCALRSEGVQLNPPQERAAP; encoded by the exons ATGCCGCCGGCAGAAAAGAGCAAGGGACCACCGGTCCTGGCGCCCGCGGAACGCGCCC GGCCGGGCCTGCAGTCGCCTGCGCTGTGCTGCGCCTGCGGTCTGTGCGCGCTGCTGGCTGGCGTGAACGTGACGCTGGCGGGCGCCTTCGCCTCCTTCCTGCCCGGGCACAACCCGCTGCTCGTGGTGGGGCCGGGGCTGCTGGTGCTAGCGCTCGGCTTCTTCGCGGCCTGC TGCGTGTGTAGCCGCCGGGGCCCCGCGCCCGGCGCGCGCTCGGCGGCCGCGGTGGGCCCTGGCCAGGGGGGCGGCCGCGCCGGGCCCGTGGCGCTAGAGATGGAGAGCAGCGAGCGCACAGCACAGGACACCACAGCAGTGCAGCTCAGCCCTGCAGTCTCAGCCGCGTCCTCCGGCCGCTCCAGCCCCGGCCCCAGCACCCTCGCCTTGGAGGCCCCGGCGCCCGTGGCCGTCTGCGCGCTGCGCTCGGAAGGGGTCCAGCTCAACCCGCCCCAGGAGCGGGCCGCCCCCTAG